The following are encoded together in the Gilvimarinus sp. DA14 genome:
- a CDS encoding spermidine synthase → MPLFQELDTQDSPIGEISLRRRRIPVLGERDIYEVKLGDEFLMSSMFVAAEEALSSLGLAAAQGDKLDVVVGGLGLGYTAVEALKDQRVNELLVVDFLQAVIGWHQNELVPLGKVLNADPRNRYIHGSFFDLAVDPASGFDPDQKARRFDAILLDIDHSPTEFLHEGNAEFYTTENLTLMAQQLKANGVFAMWSQNPPEPAFEELLESAFAKVDSHLVSFYNPFQNNEATNTVYVCQ, encoded by the coding sequence ATGCCGCTATTCCAAGAGCTCGATACCCAGGACTCCCCCATCGGGGAAATCTCACTGCGTCGCCGTCGTATACCGGTGTTGGGCGAGCGGGACATTTACGAAGTTAAACTGGGCGACGAGTTTTTAATGTCTAGCATGTTTGTGGCGGCCGAAGAAGCGCTATCGTCGCTGGGGCTAGCAGCTGCCCAGGGCGACAAACTGGATGTGGTTGTAGGTGGCTTGGGGCTGGGTTATACCGCGGTTGAAGCCCTAAAAGACCAGCGGGTAAACGAACTTTTGGTCGTGGACTTTCTACAAGCCGTGATTGGCTGGCACCAAAATGAACTAGTACCGCTGGGCAAAGTGTTAAATGCCGACCCGCGCAACCGCTATATCCACGGCAGCTTCTTCGACCTGGCCGTTGACCCGGCAAGCGGCTTTGATCCGGACCAAAAAGCACGCCGCTTTGACGCCATATTGCTGGACATTGACCACTCCCCCACCGAGTTTTTACACGAGGGCAACGCCGAGTTTTACACCACCGAAAACTTGACCCTGATGGCGCAGCAACTTAAAGCGAATGGCGTGTTTGCCATGTGGTCGCAAAACCCACCAGAGCCCGCCTTTGAAGAGCTCCTGGAGTCGGCATTTGCTAAGGTAGACTCGCATTTAGTGAGCTTCTACAACCCTTTTCAAAATAATGAAGCCACTAACACCGTATACGTCTGCCAATAG
- a CDS encoding heavy metal-binding domain-containing protein, producing MLKTTTSNIDGKTIEQYLDVVVGEAILGANLFKDIFGAVRDIVGGRSGAYEKEMGKAREIAFAEMEAKARSLGANGIVGIDIDYEVVGQQGGMMMVSVSGTAVKYR from the coding sequence ATGCTTAAGACCACCACGTCTAACATAGACGGAAAAACCATCGAACAGTATCTTGACGTTGTCGTCGGCGAGGCGATATTGGGAGCCAATCTGTTTAAAGACATTTTTGGCGCCGTTCGCGATATTGTTGGCGGTCGCTCCGGCGCCTATGAAAAAGAAATGGGCAAGGCGCGCGAAATCGCCTTTGCCGAAATGGAGGCCAAGGCACGTTCTCTGGGCGCCAATGGCATTGTCGGTATTGATATAGATTATGAGGTGGTTGGTCAACAAGGCGGCATGATGATGGTAAGCGTTAGCGGAACGGCGGTTAAATACCGTTAA